In one Macaca nemestrina isolate mMacNem1 chromosome 2, mMacNem.hap1, whole genome shotgun sequence genomic region, the following are encoded:
- the LOC105470404 gene encoding germinal center-associated signaling and motility protein isoform X1, which produces MGNSLLRENSFRWQQNSQEMPWNLRMQSPKQRTSRCWDHRIAEGCFCLPWKKILIFEKRQDSQNENEGMSSTPIQDNIDQTYSEELCYTLIHHQVLCRRPSGNSAEEYYENVPCKAERPRESLGGTETEYSLLHMPSTPRHARSPEDEYELLMPQRISSHFLQQPHPLTAPSETQFSHL; this is translated from the exons ATGGGAAACTCTCTGCTGAGAGAAAACAG TTTCAGGTGGCAGCAGAACTCTCAAGAGAtgccttggaatctgagaatgcaAAGCCCCAAACAGAGAACGTCCAG ATGCTGGGATCACCGTATCGCTGAAGGGTGTTTCTGCCTTCCCTG gaaaaaaatactcatttttgaAAAGAGGCAAGATTCCCAAAATGAAA atgAAGGAATGTCATCTACTCCCATCCAG GACAATATTGACCAGACCTACTCAGAGGAGCTGTGCTATACCCTCATCCATCATCAGGTTCTCTGTAGAAGGCCATCAGGGAACTCTGCTGAAGAGTACTATGAGAATGTTCCCTGCAAAGCTGAGAGACCCAGAGAGTCCTTGGGAGGAACTGAGACTGAGTATTCACTTCTACACATGCCTTCTACCCCTAGGCATGCCCGATCCCCAGAAGATGAATATGAACTTCTCATGCCTCAAAGAATCTCCTCTCACTTTCTGCAACAGCCACATCCACTTACGGCCCCTTCTGAGACCCAGTTTTCCCATTTATAG
- the LOC105470404 gene encoding germinal center-associated signaling and motility protein isoform X2, which yields MGNSLLRENRWQQNSQEMPWNLRMQSPKQRTSRCWDHRIAEGCFCLPWKKILIFEKRQDSQNENEGMSSTPIQDNIDQTYSEELCYTLIHHQVLCRRPSGNSAEEYYENVPCKAERPRESLGGTETEYSLLHMPSTPRHARSPEDEYELLMPQRISSHFLQQPHPLTAPSETQFSHL from the exons ATGGGAAACTCTCTGCTGAGAGAAAACAG GTGGCAGCAGAACTCTCAAGAGAtgccttggaatctgagaatgcaAAGCCCCAAACAGAGAACGTCCAG ATGCTGGGATCACCGTATCGCTGAAGGGTGTTTCTGCCTTCCCTG gaaaaaaatactcatttttgaAAAGAGGCAAGATTCCCAAAATGAAA atgAAGGAATGTCATCTACTCCCATCCAG GACAATATTGACCAGACCTACTCAGAGGAGCTGTGCTATACCCTCATCCATCATCAGGTTCTCTGTAGAAGGCCATCAGGGAACTCTGCTGAAGAGTACTATGAGAATGTTCCCTGCAAAGCTGAGAGACCCAGAGAGTCCTTGGGAGGAACTGAGACTGAGTATTCACTTCTACACATGCCTTCTACCCCTAGGCATGCCCGATCCCCAGAAGATGAATATGAACTTCTCATGCCTCAAAGAATCTCCTCTCACTTTCTGCAACAGCCACATCCACTTACGGCCCCTTCTGAGACCCAGTTTTCCCATTTATAG
- the LOC105470404 gene encoding germinal center-associated signaling and motility protein isoform X3, translating to MPWNLRMQSPKQRTSRCWDHRIAEGCFCLPWKKILIFEKRQDSQNENEGMSSTPIQDNIDQTYSEELCYTLIHHQVLCRRPSGNSAEEYYENVPCKAERPRESLGGTETEYSLLHMPSTPRHARSPEDEYELLMPQRISSHFLQQPHPLTAPSETQFSHL from the exons AtgccttggaatctgagaatgcaAAGCCCCAAACAGAGAACGTCCAG ATGCTGGGATCACCGTATCGCTGAAGGGTGTTTCTGCCTTCCCTG gaaaaaaatactcatttttgaAAAGAGGCAAGATTCCCAAAATGAAA atgAAGGAATGTCATCTACTCCCATCCAG GACAATATTGACCAGACCTACTCAGAGGAGCTGTGCTATACCCTCATCCATCATCAGGTTCTCTGTAGAAGGCCATCAGGGAACTCTGCTGAAGAGTACTATGAGAATGTTCCCTGCAAAGCTGAGAGACCCAGAGAGTCCTTGGGAGGAACTGAGACTGAGTATTCACTTCTACACATGCCTTCTACCCCTAGGCATGCCCGATCCCCAGAAGATGAATATGAACTTCTCATGCCTCAAAGAATCTCCTCTCACTTTCTGCAACAGCCACATCCACTTACGGCCCCTTCTGAGACCCAGTTTTCCCATTTATAG